A genome region from Populus alba chromosome 5, ASM523922v2, whole genome shotgun sequence includes the following:
- the LOC118034983 gene encoding chloroplast stem-loop binding protein of 41 kDa b, chloroplastic, with translation MARLVAMQRQTQPSLSLLPSSLSDFNGTRLHSQVQCKRRVWQTKGALQVSASSSKNILIMGGTRFIGVFLSRLLVKEGHQVTLFTRGKAPITQQLPGESDQDYAEFSSKVLHLKGDRKDFEFVKTSLAAKGFDVVYDINGREAVEVEPILDALPKLEQFIYCSSAGVYLKSDLLPHSEKDAVDPKSRHKGKLETESLLESKGVNWTSIRPVYIYGPLNYNPVEEWFFHRLKAGRPIPIPNSGIQITQLGHVKDLAKAFVEVLGNDKASQQVFNISGEKYVTFDGLARACAKAAGFPEPDIVHYNPKEFDFGKKKAFPFRDQHFFASIDKARHVLGWEPEFDLVEGLADSYNLDFGRGTYRKEADFSTDDLILGKSLVLQA, from the exons ATGGCTAGGTTGGTGGCTATGCAGCGACAAACTCAGCCTTCTTTATCTCTTCTACCTTCCTCTCTTTCTGACTTCAATGGCACTAGACTCCACTCTCAAGTCCAG TGTAAAAGAAGGGTATGGCAGACAAAGGGAGCATTACAAGTTTCAGCATCAAGTTCCAAGAACATTCTTATAATGGGAGGCACTAGATTTATTGGTGTGTTTTTGTCTAGACTTCTTGTCAAAGAGGGCCATCAG GTGACGTTGTTTACTAGAGGTAAAGCACCCATTACACAACAATTGCCAGGTGAATCAGACCAGGATTATGctgaattttcttccaag GTCTTGCATTTGAAAGGAGACAGgaaagattttgaatttgtgaaAACTAGTCTTGCTGCAAAAGGCTTTGATGTTGTCTATGATATAAATG GCCGTGAAGCAGTTGAAGTTGAACCTATACTGGATGCTCTGCCAAAGCTAGAACA GTTCATATACTGCTCTTCAGCTGGAGTTTACCTCAAATCTGATCTTTTACCACACAGCGAG AAAGATGCAGTTGATCCAAAGAGCAGGCACAAGGGAAAGCTTGAGACAGAGAGCTTATTAGAATCAAAGGGTGTTAACTGGACTTCTATAAGACCGGTCTACATCTACGGGCCCTTAAACTACAACCCTGTTGAAGAGTGGTTCTTTCACCGGTTGAAAGCAGGCCGCCCGATTCCAATTCCCAACTCAGGAATTCAAATAACCCAACTTGGTCATGTGAAG GATCTGGCAAAGGCTTTCGTTGAGGTTCTTGGTAATGACAAAGCCAGCCAGCAAGTTTTTAACATATCAGGAGAGAAGTATGTCACTTTTGATGGATTAGCAAGGGCTTGTGCAAAG gcTGCTGGGTTCCCGGAACCCGATATCGTTCACTATAACCCCAAAGAGTTCGACTTCGGGAAAAAGAAGGCTTTTCCATTCCGAGATCAG CATTTCTTTGCATCGATCgacaaagcaaggcatgttcTTGGATGGGAACCTGAATTCGACCTCGTGGAAGGTCTTGCAGATTCTTACAACCTTGACTTTGGCAGGGGAACATACAGGAAAGAGGCTGATTTCTCCACTGATGACTTGATTCTAGGCAAGAGCCTTGTTCTTCAGGCTTAG
- the LOC118034984 gene encoding Golgi apparatus membrane protein-like protein ECHIDNA, translated as MDPSQPPGENYANPKTCFFHVLFKAGALAFYILSALFFNSFVIIFVVTVLLAALDFWVVKNVSGRILVGLRWWNEINDLGESVWKFESLDQESLARMNKKDSWLFWWTLYITAVAWIVLGIFSLIRFQADYCLIVGVCLTLSIANIVGFTKCRKDAKKQFQQFASQTIASRVSSTIQSAFSVV; from the exons ATGGATCCTAGCCAG CCCCCTGGTGAAAATTACGCCAATCCAAAGACATGTTTCTTTCATGTTCTCTTCAAG GCAGGAGCTTTGGCATTTTACATACTCtctgctcttttttttaatagctttgTCATCATTTTTGTGGTGACTGTGCTTCTTGCTGCTCTTGATTTTTGGGTGGTCAAGAATGTGAGTGGTCGGATTTTAGTTGGCCTTAGGTGGTGGAATGAGATAAATGATCTGGGTGAGAGTGTGTGGAAATTTGAATCCCTTGACCAAGAG TCATTAGCCCGAATGAACAAGAAAGACTCATGGCTGTTCTGGTGGACTCTTTACATAACA GCGGTCGCCTGGATTGTGCTTGGAATTTTCTCTCTCATAAGGTTCCAAGCAGATTACTGCCTCATTGTTGGAGTATGTTTGACCCTCAGCATTGCAAACATTGTTGGCTTCACCAAATGTCGCAAAG ATGCTAAGAAGCAGTTCCAGCAGTTCGCATCGCAGACCATTGCATCTCGAGTGTCATCTACCATACAGTCAGCATTCAGTGTTGTGTGA
- the LOC140955583 gene encoding disease resistance protein RGA2-like — protein sequence MASEFLFTFAMEETLTRVSSIAAEGIRFAWGLEGHLQKFNQSSAMIKPVLQDVARRPVTDESVNLWLEMLQDVAYDAEDVLDEFACDVLRKDQQKGRVRDFVSLHNSFAFRLNMGQKVKKINGALDEIQKLATGYGLGNTSLQHVDRAPEMRWDRETDSSLDSSVVVIGREDDVTKVMKLLIGSIDQQVLSVVSTMGMVGLGKINIAEMDCEEEKCCKRFLLVLDDVWNEDAQKWDGLKEGLFKIYGKNGNVVVFVTTSSKDVASTTETSLGSPLSTEMRVGVEEHQ from the exons atggcTTCAGAGTTTCTTTTTACGTTTGCCATGGAGGAGACTTTGACAAGGGTGAGTTCCATAGCTGCTGAAGGGATCAGATTTGCTTGGGGATTGGAGGGACATCTGCAAAAGTTCAACCAGTCCTCAGCCATGATCAAACCTGTGCTCCAAGATGTAGCCAGAAGGCCAGTAACAGACGAGTCTGTGAATCTTTGGCTGGAGATGCTACAAGATGTAGCTTATGATGCTGAAGATGTTCTAGATGAGTTTGCTTGTGATGTTCTTCGCAAAGACCAGCAGAAGGGAAGGGTACGTGACTTTGTTTCACTCCACAACTCTTTTGCTTTCCGTTTGAATATGGGTCAAAAAGTTAAGAAGATCAATGGAGCCCTGGATGAAATTCAGAAACTTGCAACTGGATATGGGCTTGGAAATACATCTCTACAACATGTAGACAGAGCTCCTGAAATGAGATGGGACAGAGAGACAGACTCCTCCCTTGACAGCTCAGTAGTTGTGATAGGAAGGGAGGATGATGTCACTAAAGTCATGAAATTGTTGATTGGCTCGATTGATCAACAAGTTCTGTCTGTTGTTTCCACTATGGGTATGGTAGGTCTTGGAAAGATTAATATAGCAGAAATGGATTGTGAAGAG GAGAAATGTTGCAAAAGATTTCTTCTAGTACTAGATGATGTGTGGAATGAAGATGCTCAAAAGTGGGATGGTTTGAAGGAGGGATTGTTCAAAATTTATGGCAAGAATGggaatgttgttgtttttgttacaACCAGCAGTAAGGATGTAGCAAGCACGACGGAGACTTCTCTTGGGAGTCCATTATCAACCGAAATGAGAGTGGGGGTGGAGGAACATCAATAG